AACATCTTTCTTTGGCAGTCCAGCAGACTATGAAACTGAACCTTTTCTGGGTCAAACAATTTGAGCTTGTTTTAGTTCTTTCATTTAAGCAGAGCAAGTTCGATTGGATCTTGCTTGCAACCAGATGAATGCATAATATTTCTCAATTGGTTTTGATTAaattattgtttggttttatcTGAATTTTGCTGGATCTGAATTGGCATCAACCAATTCTCATTTTACCTTTGATTTGTTGTAGGAAAAATCAATGAACTGGAATTATCAAATGATAATGCTGAGAGTTCAGCGGATTTTTGTTCCGTAGACTCGGATTGGTCTTCTCCTGATAagagatccatttcatcaactaaTGTGTATAAGGTGAactcccaaggaagctcaacaagAACTCCAAATTCTGAGTTGTCTACAAGGTGGAGGCATACCCGCAATTTCTCACCCGCTGCAAGCCAGTTAACACTCTACAAGGTAGAGAATCTCTTACAGCCTGTTTGAAGGCAAGTAGAGTGAACCTCAATGGCagctacacagctcaccaaagatcgacagaagaaaccagtcccttggaaacaatggcaatcattggcaatgaggagatcattgacattaaccaaggtattaGCTGCTTAGATTGgtgtataattaaaaaaaaaaaaaaaaactaggatacatgtgggtcaccttttctttttctttttttcttttttttttaatactttttgataagaaagattttctctattgctacggattttagGTAGCCGTgatctctatagctacggatttaaaccgtaACAAGATTTAAAGGGGTGAGATCCCATGGCTACGGTCGTACTGTGAGATAGtcatctttagctacggattttatccgtagcttttgacctatagtctggtagtgtagcaaaaaactgataatttagcggcgtccagcacaactgttagtaaaggtcctgaccgccggtaaagcctttaccgactgaggctttaccggctgttaactAACCGCGGGCAAAGGATTTGCCCGCAGTTTTCTGGGCCGgcaaaggccagttttcttgtagtgtaaggAGATCGAGTAATATCCATGCTGCGTTGGATATCTACATAGTCTAAAGCACGTTAATAAACCTTCGTATCTCTAAATACAAGATGTGAAGGATTCTTAGGCTTTTCTGTCTCACTAGTTATTCTGGTAATATAaagaaaatatgcaaaaatcagaaattatttcattaatttttaaatgatatttgtatttgattgttgatttttctatttcatttattaatagtaaattataataataacatttttgcattatttaaatattaaattattACTAAAATACACTAATATTACTATTTGGATAAAGATTTCTACAATAATACTACGGAAATTTGTAATGACTACAAATTTCATTACTTGCCTTTAGTCTATATTTGTATTTGACCAATGATTCTCATGTTTGATTTTACAAtaataaatttataataatggTACTCTCCCTTTCAATTACTAGAataattggtgaaacaaataAGCACTTAAAACTTTAATTATTGGATCTCACTTGAATTTGTGTTGGATGCATGGCGGGCTGCACCAAGTTGAAGTCAGTTTATTTTATGTTGAACCAATTTAAACCCATTTAAAAAGATTGGCCTTGGACAGCTCATCTCATTATATTGGCTCATCCAAAACTAAAATTGAATCAACTCACCGGCtcaaaaacttaaataaaaaataaaaaataaaaaaggctgTTTGGCTTTAGCATTTTAGGGGATTGCTTGGATACCTATAAGTTCTATAAGTGAAAagtatttttttggtagtgcttaGGTAAGGAAATTGACCAGTAAGTCACTTACAAATAATACTACAAAGGAAATTAATTTTTATGGGAAGGAGTGAGCAATTCATtacctataagtgacttacacCTTAAAAGTCACTTGCCACTTGaaaatttacaggcatccaaacggcccctttcGGCCATGTATTTCAATTTGATGGTCCATTCCCAAAATCTACCTAAACATCGTTTCTTCATCGTGAACACCACACTTCCAAGAGGtgcaaaggaaaaaaagaaagaaaaaagaaagaaagaaaaagaaagatgtgTATACACTGAAAATTCAATGTATATAATACACCCATCTATTGATCACAATCAGGCAATCCCATCAGCTTCCAAAGGAGAGGCCAACCCATATTAAAGATAGATCCATGTACCATGCTTGAGTGGAAAGACACTCATCACCATGCCATGATCAAGATCAGATGAGAGTGACTAAATTATATACACCAAATATTCAGTATATAATCTATAGAAAATTTACAACCATATGAAAAACAGACAATATGAGAAAACccaattacaaaaaataaaaaataaaaaatcagttaTATATATCCTCCATTGTTAATGAGTAATACCCATGTCTCACAAAATCAAGGGGtgtaacatttttttaaaaaaatttcacccgTGTGTGTACGCACGCATACATATACATGCAATTTCAATAACTAGACCTAATTCTCCCCATTTCTTCGTCTGGTGACCCGAATGTAACAAAAGACAGTGGCGATGATAGCCGTCGCAAGCCCGCCAAGGATCACACCTGCACCGGCGACCGACTTGTCCGTATGATGGTGCTTGCCCAACCGTCGATTTCCGGGTGCCTCGGCGACTCCTGGCTCAGTTTCCAGCTCATGACCGATGGTTGCACTTGAGGTGGGTGGGGCTGAGATAATAGGCTCTTTGGACTCGACCAGGGGCTGAAACTTCTGATTGGGTTCATGTTCCACAGCTAAGGACTTGAAAACATGGGCTAAGAGCAAGCAAAGGAGAAGAAATCTAGCCATTGGTGTATACGGGCCTTTGAGATGCCTTTGGCTTTGAAGCTTAGAGAGTCTGTAGAGAATGGAGAGAGATTGATTTTGAAGCTTAGAGAGACTATCTGTAGAGACTGGAGAGAGAGAGGCAGTCATATATATAGATAGTGTTTGGGATTTGATtctaggatttttatttattatttattatttttaatttcattaaAGAGAGGGCTAAGCGGTCTGGTGGTTGTGGACTTGTGGGAAACttcttagttttagattttttgagGGAGAAATTTCCAACTGCACGACCAGTGTATGGCCCACAACCTTTTAAAGCTCATTTCTTTTTAGTTGCCAAGAATTCTCCCCAGGCGTACGGACGCCCTTCACATGGCGAAAATGCCCCGCTCTAAAATAGGTAAGTAATCGTGGGCCACGGTTTTAGATACGGTTagaaatccgtagccatagcggTGACCATTGAATAAAAATATCTGGGTGGTACTACCGCCGATCCGGCGGTAATGCCACCAACCTCTGGAGGTCTGTGCGGTGGTATCGCCCGGGTGCGGTAGTGCCGCCcggttttttattaaaaaaattgggtgggtcccatcgtgggccccacactcaatgttcatgattttggtgggccccacatccacctgtgcactttatttttattttttttaatttcttacaTGGATAACTTCATTCTACcttcatttttctctaatacatatttatataaatatgtatatatgagcatataaaaaaatttctctctttttttcatttctttctttattcatttaacaagaatatcttctaaaccaaaattagttacttgatgtagcctatatgattttgggctaggagaagctactttagccaaccaacctgtttattttccaagattccaataggtcaatggtcgaaaatccatttcattcacttcgcggtcaatttcattcatttcatttacttcacgatcaattccacgcatttcacggtcattcccatcgtttccgctttacttcacggtcaattccatgtatttcatggtcaattccctttacttcacggtcatttccatgcatttcacggtcaatccacatcacttcacggtcatttccatgcatttcacggtcaatccacatcacttcacggtcatttccatgcatttcacggtcattcccggcgattccatgttgattcacggtcatttccatgcatttcatggacaattttcttcacttcacggtcatttccacacatttcacggtcaatacgcttcgcttcacgatcatttccctgcatttcacggtcaaccccggtgattccgtttgattcacagtcattttcatgcatttcacggtcaatttccttcacttcacggtcatttccacgcatttcatggttaattcgcttcacttcacggtcattttcatgcatttcacggtcattttcggcgttccatgttgattcacggtcatttccatgcattttacggtcaatacccttcacttcacggtcacttccacgcatttcatagtcaatttgcttcacttcacggtcatttccatgcatttaatggtCATTCCCGaccattccgtgttgattcacagtcatttccaagcatttcacggtcaatccccttcacttcacagtcatttccaagcatttcacggtcaatccccttcacttcacagtcatttccaagcatttcacggtcaatccccttcacttcacagtcatttccatgcattccacggttaattcgcttcacttcacggtcattttcatacatttcacggtcatttccacgcatttcacggtcaattaccttcacttgagggtcatttccactcatttcacggtcaattcgcttcacttcatggtcatttccatgcatttcacagtcattcccggtgattccgtgtttattcatggtcatttccacgcattttacggtcaattcctttcacttcacggtcatttccacgcatttcacggtcaattcgcttcacttcacggtcatttccacgcatttcacggtcaatacgcttcacttcacgatcattttcatgcatttcacggttattccTAGCAATTCCGTGTtggttcatggtcatttccacacatttcacgatcaattcccttcacttcacggtcatttccatgcatttcacggtcaattcctttcacttcacggtcatttccacacatttcatgatcaattcgcttcacttcacggtcattttcatgtatttcactgtcattcctggcaattccgtgttggttcacggtcatttccacgcatttcattgtcaattcccttcacttcacagtcatttccacgcatttcacggtcaattcacctcacttcacggtcatttccatgcatttcatggtcattcccagcaattccgtgttggttcacggtcatttccacgcatttcacggtcaattcccttcacttcacggtcatttccatgcatttcatggtcattcccagcaattccgtgttggttcacggtcatttccacgcatttcacggtcaattcgcttcacttcacggtcattttcatgcatttcacggtcattcccggtgatttcgtgttgattcacggtcatttccacgcatttcacggtcaattcccttcacttcactgtcatttccatgcatttcacggtcaattcgcttcacttcacggtcatttccatgcatttcacggtcaattcacttcacttcatggtcatttccatgcatttcacggtcattcccagcaattCCGTATTGgttcacggtcattccatgcattccatggtcaattcccttcacttcacggtcatttccaagcatttcatggtcaattcgcttcacttcacagtcatttccatgcatttcacgatcattctccgcaattccgtgttgattcacggtcatttccacccatttcatggtcaattcctttcacttcacgatcatttctatgcatttcacggtcaat
This region of Magnolia sinica isolate HGM2019 chromosome 1, MsV1, whole genome shotgun sequence genomic DNA includes:
- the LOC131224832 gene encoding uncharacterized protein LOC131224832 → MARFLLLCLLLAHVFKSLAVEHEPNQKFQPLVESKEPIISAPPTSSATIGHELETEPGVAEAPGNRRLGKHHHTDKSVAGAGVILGGLATAIIATVFCYIRVTRRRNGEN